One Vicinamibacterales bacterium genomic window, GCGCACAACGGCGTCGATTACCACGCCGCCACCGGCGCCCCGGTCGTCGCGGTGGCGCCCGGCGTGGTCACTCTCGCGGGATGGACCGGCGGCGGCGGCCGCACCGTGCGCGTGCGGCACCCGAACGGTTACGAGACCGAGTACCTGCACTTGTCGGCAATCTCCGTGCGGCAGGGTGCGCGCATCGGCCAGGGCGAGCTCGTCGGCCAGGTCGGCAAGACCGGTCTCGCCACCGGCCCGCACCTGCACTACGGGCTGAAGAAGAACGGCCGTTACGTGAACCCGATCCTCGAACACCGCAACATGCCGCCCGGCGATCCCGTGCCGGCCACGCTGATCGACGTGTTCGCATCGGAGCGCGACCGCTTCCTGTCACTGCTCGTCGCGCCTACCGCCGCCCGCGCCGCCAACAATAATTAGCCACAGAGGACACAGAGCATTTTCTTTGAAATGCTTGAGTCTGCTCGTGTTTCGTTTGCCAAGATGAGTTGACTCGGTGTCCTCTGTGGCTAACGTCCGTGGACGAGCGAAACGTATAATTCAAGACGCATGTCTGCCATTTATCCCTTCGCCGCCCTGCGCCCGGCGCCGAAGTCGGCGGCCGCCGTGGCGTCGGTGCCCTACGACGTGGTCAACGCCGAGGAAGCGCGGGCCCTGGCCGAGGGAAACCCGCTCAGTTTTCTTCGCGTGTCGCGCCCCGAAATCGAGCTCCCGCCCGGAACCGATCCGCACGCCGACGCGGTCTATGACCTGGCGGCGAAGAACTTCGCCCGGCTGAAGGGCGCGGCGCCGCTGGTCGTGGAAGACACCGCCTGCTTCTACGTCTACTGCCTCCACATGGGCGCCCACGTGCAGCGGGGCATCGCCGCCTGCTTCTCGGTAGACGAATACGATCGCGGCCTCATCAAGAAGCACGAGAAGACGCGCCCCGACAAGGAAGACGACCGCACGCGGCACATGCTCGCCGTTGGCGCGCAGACCGGGCCGGTGTTCCTGACCTATCGCGCCTCGAAGGACGTGGATGCCGCCGTGTCGCGCGCGGTCCTGGACGACCCGCTGTTCGACATTGTCGCGCCCGACGGCGTGCGCCATCAGATCTGGCGCGTGCCGCACGCCGTGGACCAGCAGATCGTCGATGCCTTCGCAGCCCTCGACAGCCTCTACATCGCCGATGGTCACCACCGCGCCGCCAGCGCGGCGCGGACAAGAATGGCCTTGAGAGAAAAGTCTGCGTTATCTGCGTCATCTGCGGCCCTGGTGTCGCCGTCATCTGCGGCTGAGCACGATCGCCTGCTAGCCGTGGCCTTCCCCGACAACCAGATGCAGGTGCTGCCCTACAACCGCGTGGTCCGCGACCTGCACGGCCTCACGGCCACCGAGTTTCTCTCCTCGTTGAAGCGAAGGCTCGCCGTGAGAGACGGCGGGCCCGCCACGCCGGCCCGAAAGGGCGACGTGGCGATGTACCTGGGCAACGCCTGGCACACCATCACCTTGCCGTCGGGCCCGCATTCACTCGATGTGGACACCCTCGAGACTGCGATTCTCGAGCCCGTGCTTGGCA contains:
- a CDS encoding DUF1015 family protein; its protein translation is MSAIYPFAALRPAPKSAAAVASVPYDVVNAEEARALAEGNPLSFLRVSRPEIELPPGTDPHADAVYDLAAKNFARLKGAAPLVVEDTACFYVYCLHMGAHVQRGIAACFSVDEYDRGLIKKHEKTRPDKEDDRTRHMLAVGAQTGPVFLTYRASKDVDAAVSRAVLDDPLFDIVAPDGVRHQIWRVPHAVDQQIVDAFAALDSLYIADGHHRAASAARTRMALREKSALSASSAALVSPSSAAEHDRLLAVAFPDNQMQVLPYNRVVRDLHGLTATEFLSSLKRRLAVRDGGPATPARKGDVAMYLGNAWHTITLPSGPHSLDVDTLETAILEPVLGIDDVRTDKRIDFVGGIRGTSALEQLVSSGSFAAAFSMFPVSVADLMRVSDAGGIMPPKSTWFEPKLRDGLLSHLL